One part of the Sporosarcina ureae genome encodes these proteins:
- a CDS encoding DUF6509 family protein produces the protein MQIVNGKVEELVDPTGIIDGQRYEFLLTVKFDEEDELFNEEGTGLRMLYSVKDGQRKMLTYHFYELATESPFDVEWDEEEQAAAEQYCAEIFPAV, from the coding sequence ATGCAAATAGTAAATGGTAAAGTGGAAGAATTGGTCGATCCAACAGGTATAATCGATGGTCAGCGCTACGAATTTCTTTTGACAGTTAAGTTCGATGAAGAAGATGAACTGTTCAATGAAGAAGGTACCGGCTTACGTATGCTATATTCTGTGAAAGATGGCCAGCGAAAGATGTTAACGTACCATTTTTATGAATTGGCAACGGAAAGTCCATTTGATGTAGAATGGGACGAAGAAGAACAAGCCGCAGCAGAGCAATATTGTGCAGAAATTTTCCCAGCAGTCTAA